Proteins from one Bactrocera neohumeralis isolate Rockhampton chromosome 3, APGP_CSIRO_Bneo_wtdbg2-racon-allhic-juicebox.fasta_v2, whole genome shotgun sequence genomic window:
- the LOC126753783 gene encoding uncharacterized protein LOC126753783, producing MTSFGATNIIKDGFMPTFKIQGQIYHRAGSLLPFPDGDHKFLQIYFIDGENRELNKRCAISTNTRRSIVNELQTFFHQHNELVKLFKVALERMPSDGHKIIIKADKTPIGEHTRRFNAPTIDEVAIVVVGEQFQSRDIVLYCRNENLQRISELHRCYDALQYPILFWRGDDGYHINIPMINPTTGTYTFYFV from the exons atgacatcttttggagctacaaatattataaaagatggATTTATGCCGACGTTTAAG ATTCAAGGTCAAATATACCATAGAGCTGGGTCTTTGCTACCATTCCCAGATggtgatcataaatttttgcaaatatatttcattgatgGTGAGAATCGTGAATTAAATAAGCGCTGTGCAATTTCGACGAATACGAGAAGATCAATCGTGAatgaattgcaaacattttttcatcaacaCAATGAATTGGTGAAATTGTTTAAAGTGGCACTCGAACGGATGCCCTCCGATGGccacaaaatcataataaaagccGATAAAACACCAATTGGGGAGCACACCAGACGATTCAATGCACCAACGATTGATGAAGTAGCCATTGTTGTGGTTGGCGAACAGTTTCAGTCACGAGACATTGTTTTGTATTGTAGAAATGAGAATTTACAACGTATTTCAGAACTCCATCGCTGTTATGATGCATTGCAATACCCCATTTTGTTTTGGAGAGGGGACGATGGCTATCACATCAACATACCAATGATAAATCCAACAactggtacatatacattttattttgtttaa